A single genomic interval of Asinibacterium sp. OR53 harbors:
- the rpsA gene encoding 30S ribosomal protein S1, whose translation MNLINKQLNADAQENAAAPEVAATTTATTNAPVEAPVVETAHDDFDWSIDKRNVSHYAEADRVKYDKVYDNTFVQIEDGEIVRGGVVALTKTDVVINIGFKSDGLVSLNEFRDVQGLKIGDEVEVMVVEKEDRNGNLHLSRKSARIFRAWERIVEVHKTGEVITGTVTSKTKGGLIVDVFGMETFLPGSQIDVKPVTDYDQFVGKTMEFKVVKINEAIKNAVVSHKALIESDIEAQRAEIMSKLEKGQVLEGVVKNITDFGAFMDLGGLDGLLYITDISWGRISHPSEVVKMDQKLQVVVLDFDDDKKRISLGLKQLTPHPWDVLPEGLAEGSVVKGKVVNIEDYGAFLEIQPGVEGLVHVSEITWANTPINAKEFFKLGDEYEAKVVTLDKDARKMSLSIKQMSQDPWNTIETKFPEGSKHKGLVKNITPYGVFVELEPGIGGMIHISDLSWLKRFAHPTDYTKVGETIDVIILSIDKENRKLQLGHKQLEEDPWNALEDTFAVGTLHEGTVTRKDEKGALVQLPYGLEGFAPNRHLNKEDGKQVQADETAQFMVIEFDRNEKRIVLSHARIWEQHIAEEKEAAKKEARAESDKTKKAVKTIQNKVEKATLGDLGALAEIKAKLQEGEGGENK comes from the coding sequence ATGAACTTGATTAACAAACAATTAAACGCAGATGCACAGGAGAATGCCGCCGCCCCCGAGGTAGCAGCAACTACTACTGCGACAACAAATGCACCTGTAGAAGCGCCTGTTGTAGAAACAGCGCATGATGATTTCGACTGGAGCATCGACAAACGCAATGTGAGTCATTATGCTGAAGCCGACCGTGTAAAGTACGACAAAGTGTATGACAACACTTTCGTACAGATTGAAGATGGTGAGATCGTGAGAGGTGGTGTAGTAGCCCTCACCAAAACAGATGTTGTGATCAACATCGGTTTCAAAAGTGACGGACTGGTATCACTGAATGAATTCCGTGATGTACAGGGGCTGAAAATAGGTGATGAAGTGGAAGTGATGGTGGTTGAGAAAGAAGACCGCAACGGTAACCTGCACCTGAGCCGTAAGTCAGCACGTATCTTCCGAGCATGGGAGAGGATCGTTGAAGTACACAAGACTGGTGAAGTGATCACCGGTACTGTTACCAGCAAAACAAAAGGTGGTTTGATCGTGGATGTATTCGGCATGGAGACCTTCCTGCCCGGTTCACAGATCGACGTTAAACCTGTTACCGATTACGATCAGTTTGTAGGAAAGACCATGGAGTTCAAAGTGGTGAAGATCAACGAAGCCATCAAGAACGCCGTAGTATCTCACAAAGCCCTGATCGAAAGCGATATCGAAGCACAGCGTGCAGAGATCATGAGCAAACTCGAAAAAGGCCAGGTACTGGAAGGTGTGGTGAAGAACATCACCGATTTCGGTGCGTTCATGGACCTCGGAGGTCTCGATGGTCTGCTTTATATCACCGATATTTCATGGGGCCGTATCTCTCACCCGAGCGAAGTGGTGAAGATGGACCAGAAACTGCAGGTGGTGGTACTGGATTTCGACGACGACAAAAAACGCATCAGCCTGGGTCTGAAACAACTGACTCCGCATCCTTGGGATGTGCTGCCTGAAGGACTGGCAGAAGGTTCTGTAGTAAAAGGCAAAGTGGTGAACATCGAAGATTACGGTGCATTCCTGGAAATCCAGCCCGGCGTAGAAGGCCTGGTGCACGTATCTGAGATCACCTGGGCTAATACACCTATCAACGCGAAGGAATTCTTCAAATTGGGAGATGAGTACGAAGCCAAAGTGGTTACGCTCGACAAAGATGCACGCAAGATGAGCCTGAGCATCAAACAAATGAGCCAGGATCCATGGAATACCATCGAAACCAAATTCCCCGAAGGAAGCAAACACAAAGGACTGGTGAAGAACATCACGCCTTATGGTGTGTTCGTTGAACTCGAGCCCGGTATCGGCGGTATGATCCACATCAGCGACCTCAGCTGGTTGAAGCGTTTCGCTCATCCTACAGACTATACCAAAGTAGGTGAGACCATCGACGTGATCATCCTGAGCATCGATAAAGAGAACCGCAAATTGCAGCTCGGACATAAACAACTCGAAGAAGATCCCTGGAATGCCCTCGAAGATACTTTCGCAGTAGGCACACTCCATGAAGGCACTGTTACCCGCAAGGACGAAAAAGGAGCACTGGTACAGTTGCCCTACGGTCTGGAAGGTTTTGCACCTAACCGCCACCTGAACAAAGAAGATGGCAAGCAAGTGCAGGCCGACGAAACAGCCCAGTTCATGGTGATCGAGTTCGACCGCAACGAAAAACGCATTGTATTGAGCCATGCCCGTATCTGGGAACAGCACATAGCAGAAGAGAAGGAGGCGGCTAAGAAAGAAGCCAGAGCTGAGTCTGACAAGACCAAGAAAGCTGTGAAGACTATCCAGAACAAGGTAGAAAAAGCCACCCTGGGCGACCTGGGTGCCCTGGCAGAGATCAAAGCCAAATTGCAGGAAGGAGAAGGCGGCGAAAACAAATAA